The following are encoded together in the Arthrobacter sp. Y-9 genome:
- a CDS encoding very short patch repair endonuclease: MESDASWASSSGVRRSMQSNRGRDTGLELAVRKRLHANGLRYRVDFAPVPGFRRRADLVFTRLKLAVFLDGCFWHGCPLHSQVVQHNATFWAGKLARNVERDLETTRVLAENGWTVLRYWEHQPVESIVEHIETAVSLARAREGEEPK; the protein is encoded by the coding sequence ATGGAATCTGACGCGTCTTGGGCTTCGTCGAGCGGCGTCCGGCGGTCGATGCAATCCAACCGCGGCCGGGACACCGGTCTCGAGCTGGCGGTCCGGAAGCGTCTGCATGCCAATGGGCTCCGGTATCGGGTCGATTTCGCCCCGGTTCCGGGGTTTCGACGCCGAGCCGATCTCGTCTTCACCAGGCTGAAGCTCGCAGTATTCCTCGATGGGTGCTTCTGGCACGGGTGTCCTCTGCATTCGCAGGTAGTCCAACACAATGCGACGTTCTGGGCCGGCAAACTCGCTCGCAACGTCGAACGGGATCTGGAAACCACACGTGTCCTGGCGGAGAACGGCTGGACCGTGCTCCGCTATTGGGAGCACCAGCCTGTCGAGTCCATCGTGGAACACATCGAAACCGCTGTCAGCCTCGCTCGTGCCCGGGAGGGGGAAGAACCAAAATAG
- a CDS encoding Z1 domain-containing protein has product MTDAVSELVTAIQVVFNGMREVGPRPLIKRVNNELEDLGLESAEAEIIDAIIGGDGNSTAQKAAHMCLAKWDAQTDAEWAGDTERHSRERRDLVFEKLGISSDSRERLDVKFPTVAQRDTVISNPGPWDPWYTSDRRAAHDFYWNAYKGVLERGGWTPEAIAGLDESTTDIVGRLADPAGESSYQSKGLVVGYVQSGKTANFTGITAKAIDAGYRLVVVLTGTIELLRGQTQRRLDRELVGEENILGGRDPEDPAAVRGVDYIGDGDTDWLAGKFLKHGIDINSAPDIPAIKRLTTASGDYKALKAGLDALDYRRTGELRDPKKPLYDPFNLFGTDVRLAVVKKNKVVLEKLLRDLRDIHASLKEIPVLVIDDEADQASVNTTNPNRAKTTEAKERTAINGLISRILSEMPRAQYVGYTATPFANVFVSPEDSVDIFPTDFIVALDPPPAYMGGKQFHDLEPLPDDEAIDASNSNEKAFVRNLYAASPEKEREELRKALDSFVLSGAIKLWRSEQDPELNFRHHTMLVHQSVKQDEHKELKDLILDVWNTSDFNRPAGLARLRQLFESDFRVVHESRDDWDAALPGTFDELKRHIGQALDLMLVKGDPVVIVNGSKESDYKAMDFATGRYWRVMVGGTKLSRGFTVEGLTVSYYRRKANAADTLMQMGRWFGYRPGYRDLVRLFIARDVTDARGKTFDLYDAFTAIIQDEEAFRAQLKRFAKLGEDGRPEVRPIDVPPLVFQQLPWLKPTGVNKMYNAELDFEGDGGQLKDFPRQADRGDGSNNATHFSVVRGWLDDLGELTEFEYVEGSRAQDPKTKTFEARVAIVDAESVYQALKQFSWTEGFSFAPTLRFMRQAIDKGLLKDWAIVVPDLKKIPYRDVEGVSVQLLNRARRGDRGGFSGSSFRQRAAIERIAGNSAAPGGAEAAKLSEPTRGAMLLTFAADPESLDKADRDPDLLADPVHVEDVATLFSLAMPYASAPRGRIGFRVIDKSKEDQAIIDAV; this is encoded by the coding sequence ATGACCGACGCAGTTTCTGAGCTGGTTACCGCTATCCAGGTCGTCTTCAATGGCATGCGGGAGGTTGGACCGCGACCTCTGATCAAGAGGGTCAACAATGAGTTGGAGGATCTCGGTTTGGAATCGGCCGAGGCCGAGATCATCGACGCGATTATCGGAGGCGACGGCAATTCGACGGCTCAGAAGGCCGCGCACATGTGTCTTGCGAAGTGGGATGCACAGACCGATGCCGAATGGGCCGGCGATACTGAGCGGCACAGCCGGGAGCGTCGGGATCTGGTCTTCGAAAAGCTGGGTATCAGTTCAGACTCCCGGGAACGCCTGGACGTGAAGTTCCCTACGGTGGCCCAGCGCGACACCGTCATCTCAAATCCGGGACCATGGGACCCGTGGTACACCTCCGACAGGAGGGCCGCACACGATTTTTATTGGAACGCATACAAAGGCGTCCTCGAGAGAGGTGGCTGGACTCCGGAAGCGATCGCTGGCCTTGACGAGTCCACTACGGACATCGTCGGACGCCTGGCCGATCCCGCGGGCGAGAGCTCATACCAGTCCAAGGGACTCGTTGTCGGTTATGTTCAGAGTGGGAAGACCGCGAACTTCACAGGAATCACCGCGAAAGCGATCGATGCCGGCTATCGACTCGTGGTTGTTCTGACAGGAACCATCGAATTGCTGCGTGGCCAGACCCAACGTCGCCTTGACCGCGAGCTGGTGGGTGAGGAGAACATCCTCGGTGGTCGTGACCCTGAGGATCCAGCCGCAGTGCGTGGTGTCGACTACATCGGAGACGGCGATACGGATTGGCTTGCTGGTAAGTTCCTCAAGCACGGCATCGATATCAATTCCGCCCCCGACATTCCTGCGATCAAACGGTTGACCACGGCCTCGGGAGACTACAAAGCGCTGAAGGCAGGCCTCGATGCGCTGGACTACAGGCGGACCGGTGAGCTGAGGGATCCGAAGAAGCCTCTGTACGATCCATTCAATTTGTTCGGAACGGATGTCCGCTTGGCGGTCGTCAAGAAGAACAAGGTGGTGCTCGAGAAGCTCCTTCGAGATCTCCGGGACATTCACGCGTCGCTCAAAGAGATTCCTGTCCTCGTGATCGATGACGAGGCGGATCAGGCGTCGGTCAACACCACCAACCCGAACCGGGCGAAAACCACCGAGGCGAAGGAACGAACCGCGATCAATGGACTGATCTCTCGGATCCTCTCGGAGATGCCTCGCGCCCAATATGTCGGCTACACTGCGACGCCGTTCGCCAACGTCTTCGTCTCACCAGAGGATTCGGTTGATATCTTTCCCACTGATTTCATCGTCGCTCTGGATCCGCCGCCGGCGTACATGGGAGGAAAGCAGTTCCATGATTTGGAACCGCTGCCTGACGACGAAGCGATTGATGCGTCAAATTCGAACGAGAAGGCATTCGTCCGTAACTTGTATGCTGCTTCACCGGAGAAGGAACGTGAGGAACTCAGGAAGGCCCTCGACTCTTTCGTGCTGAGTGGAGCCATCAAGCTCTGGCGTAGTGAACAGGATCCGGAGCTCAACTTCCGGCACCACACGATGTTGGTCCACCAGTCAGTGAAGCAGGACGAACACAAGGAGCTCAAAGATCTCATTCTCGATGTCTGGAACACTTCGGACTTCAACAGACCAGCCGGCCTGGCGAGGCTGAGGCAGCTTTTCGAATCGGATTTCCGGGTTGTCCACGAGTCGCGGGACGACTGGGACGCTGCGCTGCCGGGGACATTCGACGAACTGAAGCGGCACATCGGTCAGGCGCTGGACCTCATGCTTGTCAAGGGCGATCCGGTGGTCATCGTCAACGGCTCCAAGGAGAGCGACTACAAGGCCATGGACTTCGCCACCGGACGGTATTGGCGTGTGATGGTCGGCGGGACGAAGCTGAGCCGAGGGTTCACGGTTGAGGGCCTGACGGTTTCCTATTATCGGCGCAAGGCCAACGCGGCGGACACGTTGATGCAAATGGGCCGATGGTTCGGATATCGCCCCGGTTACCGAGACCTCGTTCGGCTGTTCATCGCACGCGATGTGACCGATGCCCGAGGAAAGACCTTCGATCTATACGACGCGTTTACTGCGATCATTCAGGATGAAGAGGCCTTCCGCGCTCAACTCAAGCGATTCGCGAAACTGGGAGAAGACGGACGCCCTGAGGTCCGTCCAATCGATGTGCCCCCACTGGTATTCCAGCAATTGCCTTGGCTGAAGCCGACCGGCGTCAACAAAATGTACAACGCGGAACTTGACTTCGAAGGTGATGGAGGTCAACTCAAGGACTTCCCGCGCCAAGCTGACAGGGGGGATGGCTCGAACAACGCGACTCACTTCTCGGTGGTTCGCGGCTGGCTGGATGACCTTGGCGAGCTTACCGAGTTCGAATATGTGGAAGGCTCCAGAGCCCAGGACCCGAAGACGAAGACGTTTGAGGCGCGAGTAGCGATCGTTGACGCGGAGTCGGTTTACCAGGCGCTGAAGCAGTTCTCGTGGACCGAAGGCTTTTCCTTCGCGCCGACGTTGCGATTCATGCGGCAGGCAATCGACAAGGGTCTTCTCAAGGACTGGGCCATCGTGGTACCCGACTTGAAGAAGATCCCGTACCGAGACGTAGAGGGTGTTTCGGTGCAGCTCCTGAACCGGGCGCGGCGAGGTGATCGTGGCGGTTTCTCCGGTAGCTCCTTCCGACAGCGTGCCGCCATTGAGCGGATCGCCGGAAACAGTGCCGCCCCGGGCGGCGCAGAAGCTGCCAAACTCAGCGAACCCACACGAGGGGCCATGCTTCTGACGTTTGCCGCAGACCCGGAATCTCTGGACAAAGCCGATCGGGATCCGGATCTTCTGGCGGATCCCGTCCACGTCGAGGACGTTGCAACGCTGTTCTCGCTGGCGATGCCGTACGCATCCGCTCCCCGTGGTCGCATCGGGTTCCGCGTGATCGACAAGTCGAAGGAGGACCAGGCGATCATCGACGCGGTGTAG
- a CDS encoding PD-(D/E)XK motif protein: MSERDLSPDTVEEYFSAGVEAAFTLSESTDSVLEIDPSRQELRLISPALGGDPDVASYEHIRVERINVIGKQGDWFRLTVNATYLHYEAYVLIVSIVDQLESGASFRHAVSESLAGLKGLLSSRRKMSDEKEAGLLGELIVLGHAIDRLGEDQAMQAWLGPYSEEHDFGFEDFDVEVKTTRSESRVHVIGTESQLQPAGDRTLYLLSLQVTLAGASGDGFTLAELITSIRRRIDRARRTFDTALQGLGWADEAADLYVTRFQVRSTPRAYFVDDQFPAITAPRLDQVVPQRILVSAVSYRVDVSHLNFVVPPAPLEDFCEEPA, from the coding sequence ATGAGTGAGCGGGACCTTTCGCCGGACACCGTGGAGGAATACTTCAGCGCGGGCGTTGAGGCGGCATTCACGCTGAGCGAATCAACTGACTCAGTGTTGGAGATCGATCCGTCGCGGCAAGAACTGCGCTTGATCAGCCCTGCTCTGGGTGGTGATCCTGACGTTGCAAGCTACGAACACATCCGTGTTGAACGGATCAACGTGATCGGGAAGCAGGGCGACTGGTTCCGGCTGACAGTGAACGCGACGTACTTGCATTACGAGGCTTATGTTCTGATCGTGTCCATCGTAGACCAGCTCGAAAGCGGTGCGTCCTTCCGGCACGCGGTCTCCGAATCGCTTGCAGGCCTCAAGGGGCTGCTCAGCAGCAGGCGCAAGATGAGCGACGAAAAGGAAGCCGGTCTCCTCGGTGAGTTGATCGTCCTTGGCCATGCCATCGATCGGCTGGGGGAAGACCAAGCCATGCAGGCTTGGTTGGGACCCTATTCTGAAGAACATGACTTCGGATTCGAGGACTTCGACGTCGAAGTGAAGACGACGCGCTCGGAGTCCCGCGTCCACGTCATCGGAACCGAATCACAGCTGCAGCCTGCTGGCGACCGGACCCTCTATCTGCTCTCGCTCCAAGTCACGCTTGCAGGCGCATCCGGTGACGGTTTCACGCTCGCGGAGCTGATCACCTCCATCCGGCGACGGATCGACCGTGCGCGGAGAACCTTCGATACCGCGCTCCAGGGGCTTGGCTGGGCCGACGAAGCTGCGGATCTCTACGTTACGAGGTTTCAGGTCCGATCGACTCCGCGGGCCTACTTTGTGGACGACCAGTTCCCCGCGATCACTGCCCCGAGACTCGACCAGGTGGTGCCTCAGCGAATTCTTGTCAGTGCCGTCTCGTATCGTGTCGACGTAAGTCATTTGAATTTCGTGGTGCCGCCCGCGCCACTTGAGGATTTCTGTGAGGAGCCCGCATGA
- a CDS encoding ATP-binding protein — MDNGPKITRTRDVPPDPSIAQAVGRHHSFETAIADLVDNSIDAGAKNILVRFLEEDGAVVGLRLIDDGRGMDDGSIDDAMTFARKRDYQVGDLGHFGLGLKAASLSQADILRVYSRRNGAPSTGRMIEASEPTKVSDLDTDEVDDILGRLRVDFAFPNGTVVEWSQPRTFLSSEDGSDRARWLDARINSVTSHLGVVFHRLLASGAVRIGVEVFDVEYSESGVPRQVQPIDPFGYSRLPNDDYPARIQVSLDGTTVEGRAHIWPAAQSGRPEFRLGGKPGALAQGFYFYRADRLLQIGGWNTLTVNRPELEYARIELDIAEPLGAHITINPEKAGLELDSDLRHALRHAVVGAQGMAFSEFLEAAAGSRAEARKYTKRPVELVEPGRGFGADLIDAFESSVERVAADPVDIRWQVELTEAPIRVDLDRRTIWLNEQYRDVIAGPNSMDAADAPFVKTLLMIVYSKYFEGSHLGPREKAEISAWEQLLTAALREELSQQSRKLGENDE, encoded by the coding sequence ATGGACAACGGCCCCAAGATCACCCGAACCCGTGACGTGCCACCGGACCCCTCCATCGCACAGGCTGTCGGACGACACCATTCGTTCGAGACCGCGATCGCGGACTTGGTGGACAACAGCATCGATGCGGGCGCGAAGAACATCCTCGTGAGATTCCTCGAGGAGGACGGTGCGGTCGTAGGTCTGCGGCTCATCGACGACGGCCGCGGCATGGATGACGGCAGCATCGACGACGCCATGACCTTCGCCCGGAAACGCGACTACCAAGTTGGCGACCTCGGGCATTTCGGGCTTGGGTTGAAGGCCGCTTCCCTCAGCCAGGCGGACATTCTCCGGGTGTATTCGCGACGCAACGGTGCCCCTTCGACGGGCCGCATGATCGAAGCCTCGGAACCGACCAAAGTCTCGGATCTCGACACGGACGAAGTGGACGACATTCTGGGGCGCCTCAGGGTTGATTTCGCCTTCCCCAACGGAACTGTTGTCGAGTGGTCTCAACCTCGAACTTTTCTGAGCAGCGAAGACGGTTCTGACAGAGCCCGATGGCTGGACGCGCGGATCAACTCCGTGACGTCTCACCTTGGGGTGGTGTTCCACCGGCTGCTCGCGTCAGGCGCCGTGCGGATCGGCGTGGAGGTCTTTGACGTTGAGTATTCCGAGTCCGGTGTGCCGCGACAGGTGCAGCCGATCGATCCGTTCGGATATTCTCGACTGCCGAACGATGATTACCCGGCGAGAATACAGGTGTCACTTGACGGAACCACGGTGGAAGGCCGGGCGCACATCTGGCCGGCCGCCCAGTCTGGTCGGCCAGAATTCCGGCTTGGTGGGAAGCCAGGAGCACTCGCTCAGGGGTTCTACTTCTATCGCGCGGACCGGTTGCTTCAGATCGGCGGATGGAACACGTTGACGGTCAATCGCCCAGAGCTTGAGTATGCCCGGATCGAGCTGGATATCGCTGAGCCGCTCGGAGCGCATATCACCATCAACCCGGAGAAGGCCGGTCTCGAACTCGACTCTGACCTTCGGCATGCCCTCCGGCATGCCGTGGTGGGGGCCCAGGGGATGGCGTTCTCAGAATTCCTTGAAGCGGCTGCCGGTTCGCGCGCAGAGGCCAGAAAGTACACGAAGCGCCCGGTCGAACTCGTTGAACCGGGCCGGGGTTTCGGGGCTGATCTCATCGACGCCTTCGAGTCCAGCGTGGAACGCGTCGCGGCGGACCCGGTCGACATCCGCTGGCAAGTGGAACTGACCGAGGCTCCGATTCGTGTCGACTTGGACCGCCGGACGATCTGGCTCAACGAACAGTACCGTGACGTCATCGCGGGTCCGAACAGTATGGACGCCGCCGACGCCCCTTTTGTGAAGACGCTTCTGATGATCGTGTACTCGAAGTACTTCGAGGGGTCGCACCTGGGACCTCGCGAAAAGGCCGAAATCTCGGCATGGGAGCAGCTTCTGACCGCAGCGTTGAGGGAAGAGTTGTCGCAGCAGTCACGGAAATTGGGGGAGAACGATGAGTGA